Proteins from one Scleropages formosus chromosome 14, fSclFor1.1, whole genome shotgun sequence genomic window:
- the LOC108920096 gene encoding OX-2 membrane glycoprotein-like, with protein sequence MLETTLPRCLQLSIFLFMLSKLQGEVTAPKNMQALVGLPFTLGCNVTLNEGDTLKQVQWIDNHEKILLTYQPGKAVSFEDSKRVYQTISDTSNTAITLRKVGREDEGCFKCVFDIYPSGSQKGQTCLTVTADVILEGNKTAVSGKLVTLSCRYDLPMNVTQVLWTKTAEQGDTRSVAFVNKHGDLQVLDPLVGRGTLSRGMGETHLSIKPVRTEDEGCYTCEFHTFPEGTKSATACLIVYVLPQPQLNYRTQSSDVIEANCTAVARPAPVILWNVDGDNRTLGPAVSSEFELSDGTSLVISTLLFQASLLEEQSVMCIVYHHGLDSPISISINSKIGKALTILISVTTMAVLLILCLCICLWKCFLRKDY encoded by the exons ATGTTAGAGACCACCCTGCCACGATGCCTGCAGCTCTCTATATTCTTATTCATGCTATCCAAGCTTCAAG GAGAGGTCACAGCCCCCAAAAACATGCAGGCCCTGGTGGGCCTCCCATTCACACTAGGCTGCAACGTGACACTGAATGAAGGGGACACATTAAAGCAGGTGCAGTGGATAGACAACCATGAAAAGATCCTGCTCACATACCAGCCTGGTAAAGCAGTCAGCTTTGAGGACAGCAAGCGTGTATACCAGACCATCTCCGATACCAGCAACACTGCCATCACCCTCAGGAAGGTGGGCCGGGAGGATGAAGGCTGCTTCAAATGTGTATTTGACATTTATCCTAGTGGATCGCAGAAGGGCCAGACTTGTCTCACAGTGACTG CTGATGTCATCTTGGAGGGGAACAAGACAGCAGTGAGTGGGAAGCTGGTGACCTTGTCCTGTAGGTATGACCTCCCCATGAACGTCACACAAGTCCTCTGGACGAAGACCGCAGAGCAGGGTGACACCAGGAGCGTGGCCTTTGTCAACAAACACGGTGATCTCCAAGTCCTTGATCCTCTCGTGGGCCGTGGGACCCTGAGCCGTGGAATGGGCGAGACACACCTCTCCATCAAACCTGTGAGGACAGAGGATGAGGGTTGCTACACCTGCGAGTTCCATACCTTCCCTGAGGGCACCAAGAGTGCTACGGCCTGTCTCATCGTCTACG TTCTGCCCCAGCCCCAGTTGAATTACAGGACCCAGTCTTCAGATGTGATCGAGGCCAACTGCACGGCAGTGGCTCGCCCAGCTCCCGTGATCCTTTGGAACGTGGACGGGGACAACCGGACACTGGGCCCTGCTGTGTCCTCAGAATTCGAGCTAAGTGATGGGACCTCACTGGTCATCAGCACCCTGCTGTTCCAAGCCAGCCTGCTCGAGGAGCAGTCCGTCATGTGCATTGTGTaccaccatggcctggactcACCCATTTCAATCTCCATTAACAGCAAGA
- the LOC108920007 gene encoding OX-2 membrane glycoprotein-like isoform X2 has translation MVQIKSLFLVLLMSPAVLTELVRTQQTVVASLGDEALLKCELTTPKDVLQVTWQRVTEGRTENMATYSKRYGMKITDPFRDHVHFREAELQECSIAIEGVKKEDESCYKCLFNAFPDGAISGTTCLKVYELHEPMLEVRQTVVQDDGLQVHALSCSVTGRPAPNVSWDARNAILQNSTTTETVHHNGTTTITNHATAVVQSSLPDIEIKVKCVAEDPFKVEKKEIYRRIPIIRHSDSRNSDSNWSMTVVLAIIPLIATAGFGIWLHRKRRHQSRESSSQGSAIKYPSDSSSETNSTPASSSFKIQISPQTTLKKRESMLASPTNNGQFGEKKCKRSLF, from the exons ATGGTACAAATTAAATCCTTATTTTTAGTCCTTTTGATGTCTCCTGCGG TCCTCACAGAATTGGTAAGAACACAGCAGACTGTTGTGGCCTCTCTTGGAGATGAAGCCCTTCTCAAGTGTGAGCTCACAACACCCAAAGATGTCCTGCAGGTCACCTGGCAGAGGGTGACTGAGGGTAGGACAGAAAACATGGCCACTTATAGCAAGCGCTACGGTATGAAAATCACAGACCCTTTCCGTGATCATGTCCACTTCCGGGAGGCAGAACTGCAGGAGTGTTCCATAGCTATTGAGGGTGTCAAGAAGGAGGACGAGTCTTGCTACAAGTGCCTGTTCAATGCCTTTCCTGATGGGGCCATTTCTGGGACGACCTGCCTCAAAGTCTATG AATTGCATGAGCCCATGTTGGAAGTAAGACAAACTGTTGTACAGGATGATGGTCTTCAAGTACATGCCCTGTCCTGCTCTGTAACTGGGAGACCTGCTCCAAATGTGTCATGGGATGCTAGAAATGCCATTCTACAAAattccacaacaactgaaactgtACATCACAATGGAACAACAACCATCACAAACCATGCTACAGCTGTAGTACAGTCTAGCCTTCCAGACATAGAGATCAAAGTGAAGTGTGTTGCAGAAGACCCCTTtaaagtggagaaaaaagaGATCTACAGAAGAATCCCCataataa GACACAGCGACAGCAGAAACAGTGATTCTAACTGGAGCATGACAG TAGTCTTGGCAATCATTCCTTTGATAGCCACTGCTGGATTTGGAATCTGGTTGCACAGGAAAAGACGGCACCAGAGCAG AGAGTCTTCTTCACAAGGCAGTGCCATTAAATATCCAAGTGATTCATCTTCAGAAACAAACAG CACACCAGCTTCATCTTCCTTTAAAATACA GATAAGTCCACAAACCACCCTAAAGAAACGAGA atCCATGTTAGCTTCTCCAACAAACAACGG acaatttggagaaaagaagtGTAAAAG gTCCCTTTTTTAG
- the LOC108920007 gene encoding OX-2 membrane glycoprotein-like isoform X1, with the protein MVQIKSLFLVLLMSPAVLTELVRTQQTVVASLGDEALLKCELTTPKDVLQVTWQRVTEGRTENMATYSKRYGMKITDPFRDHVHFREAELQECSIAIEGVKKEDESCYKCLFNAFPDGAISGTTCLKVYELHEPMLEVRQTVVQDDGLQVHALSCSVTGRPAPNVSWDARNAILQNSTTTETVHHNGTTTITNHATAVVQSSLPDIEIKVKCVAEDPFKVEKKEIYRRIPIIRHSDSRNSDSNWSMTAVVLAIIPLIATAGFGIWLHRKRRHQSRESSSQGSAIKYPSDSSSETNSTPASSSFKIQISPQTTLKKRESMLASPTNNGQFGEKKCKRSLF; encoded by the exons ATGGTACAAATTAAATCCTTATTTTTAGTCCTTTTGATGTCTCCTGCGG TCCTCACAGAATTGGTAAGAACACAGCAGACTGTTGTGGCCTCTCTTGGAGATGAAGCCCTTCTCAAGTGTGAGCTCACAACACCCAAAGATGTCCTGCAGGTCACCTGGCAGAGGGTGACTGAGGGTAGGACAGAAAACATGGCCACTTATAGCAAGCGCTACGGTATGAAAATCACAGACCCTTTCCGTGATCATGTCCACTTCCGGGAGGCAGAACTGCAGGAGTGTTCCATAGCTATTGAGGGTGTCAAGAAGGAGGACGAGTCTTGCTACAAGTGCCTGTTCAATGCCTTTCCTGATGGGGCCATTTCTGGGACGACCTGCCTCAAAGTCTATG AATTGCATGAGCCCATGTTGGAAGTAAGACAAACTGTTGTACAGGATGATGGTCTTCAAGTACATGCCCTGTCCTGCTCTGTAACTGGGAGACCTGCTCCAAATGTGTCATGGGATGCTAGAAATGCCATTCTACAAAattccacaacaactgaaactgtACATCACAATGGAACAACAACCATCACAAACCATGCTACAGCTGTAGTACAGTCTAGCCTTCCAGACATAGAGATCAAAGTGAAGTGTGTTGCAGAAGACCCCTTtaaagtggagaaaaaagaGATCTACAGAAGAATCCCCataataa GACACAGCGACAGCAGAAACAGTGATTCTAACTGGAGCATGACAG CAGTAGTCTTGGCAATCATTCCTTTGATAGCCACTGCTGGATTTGGAATCTGGTTGCACAGGAAAAGACGGCACCAGAGCAG AGAGTCTTCTTCACAAGGCAGTGCCATTAAATATCCAAGTGATTCATCTTCAGAAACAAACAG CACACCAGCTTCATCTTCCTTTAAAATACA GATAAGTCCACAAACCACCCTAAAGAAACGAGA atCCATGTTAGCTTCTCCAACAAACAACGG acaatttggagaaaagaagtGTAAAAG gTCCCTTTTTTAG
- the LOC108920005 gene encoding OX-2 membrane glycoprotein-like: MHLEDSVLEPFADKVLLTETSLDSTAITVRGVSLEDEGCYICSFNIYPKGTTRKQICLIVRGVRTVRTWKRPLVAPALDTEKPVVVTCSATGKPAPEVQWGVSEDQKSGPMETTSSNTNSDGTVTVTSSLRLDLSTSPRTHVDCLVGGQETQKRIMVSV, from the exons ATGCACCTTGAGGATTCGGTTTTGGAGCCGTTCGCAGACAAGGTCCTCCTCACAGAAACCTCCCTGGACTCCACCGCCATCACAGTGCGGGGGGTCTCCCTGGAGGACGAGGGCTGCTACATCTGTTCCTTCAACATTTACCCCAAGGGAACCACTCGCAAACAGATCTGCCTCATCGTCCGGG GAGTAAGGACGGTGAGAACTTGGAAGAGACCACTGGTTGCTCCTGCACTTGACACAGAGAAGCCAGTGGTGGTTACCTGTTCAGCCACTGGCAAACCGGCACCTGAGGTTCAGTGGGGGGTGTCGGAGGACCAAAAGTCAGGACCGATGGAGACCACCTCGAGCAACACCAACAGCGACGGAACTGTTACCGTAACGAGTAGCCTGAGATTAGACCTGTCCACGTCCCCACGAACACATGTGGACTGTCTGGTGGGCGGTCAGGAGACTCAGAAAAGGATC ATGGTGAGCGTTTGA